ACGGAGTTAGCCGGTGCTTCCTCCTGCGGTACCGTCACTCCCTGTGAGTATGCGTCACAGGGTCGTTCTTTCCGCATGACAGGGCTTTACAACCCGAAGGCCTTCATCGCCCACGCGGCGTCGCTGGGTCAGGCTTGCGCCCATTGCCCAATATTCCCCACTGCTGCCTCCCGTAGGAGTCTGGGCCGTGTCTCAGTCCCAGTGTGGCTGGTCGTCCTCTCAGACCAGCTACCCGTCATAGCCTTGGTGGGCTCTTACCCCGCCAACAAGCTGATAGGCCATAGGCTCATCCTCAAGTGACAGCTCATTTAAAAAATAAGCCACCTTTTACCCCGCAACATGGTTGCGTGGTCTTATCCGGTATTAGCCCCACTTTCGCGGGGTTATCCCAAGCTCGAAGGTAGATTACCTATGTATTACTCACCCGTCCGCCGCTCTACTCGCCCCCGAAGGGACTTTCGCGCTCGACTTGCATGTGTTAGGCACGCCGCCAGCGTTCGTTCTGAGCCAGGATCAAACTCTCAAAACAAACCTGAACTGCTAATTTTTTCAGAATTAGACGTGGACCTGCTATTTAATTACTATTTTCAAAGAACAACGTTCAACCTTGAAGCAAGCATAATTATACTTATTTTCTCCGGGATGTCAAGGAATAGTCTGAAAATTTTTTAATTTAAATTCTCCGGGGCGGGACCCGTGGAGAGTCTGCGGATATCACAATGGATTCGGTACGGTGAACAGGGTACCCGCCCCGCGGGCTGGCTCTGGCGGCTTCTCCGGATTAACAATGTCCCTTCTCTGCCGATAAACAGTTTGCGCTCGGAAGGCGTTTTTGACGGGGAAGGCCGGGTGGTTTGGACCACCCTTCATCGCAAATTCATACGGGAGTGGAGGAAGGAGACATCATGGCAGGCAATCTCAAGATCAGTACGAAACTCGGTATCGGCGCGGCAGTTCTCATGGTCCTTATCTTCTTTATGGGCGGCCTGGGGTACTATTACCTCGACCGCTCGGGCCGCTCGATGGACCACATCGTCAAGAACAACTACGGAAGGATCGTGGCCTTCAAGAAGGTCAAGGACGCCGTGGACACCATCGATAAATCCATGCTCAGCATGGCCCTGACGAAGGACCAGGGCATCAAGGCGGCGGACAAGGCGCGGATAGATGAGGCGCGCAAGTCCTACGGCGAGGCGATCAAGAAGATCGAGGGCGTCATGGCCAATGTGAAAGACCCGAAGACCCGGGCGGAGTTCGAAGGCCTCCTCGCGAAGATCAAGGAACAGCTGGGCAAGGGCAAGGAACACAACGTGAAGCTGGCGACGTTCGCGATGGAAGGGAAGAACGACGAGGCGTCGGCCATATGGTCGGAGCATACGAGCACCATATCGAACACCATCGACAGCCTCTTCAAACAGCTCGTCAAGCTGAGCGAGGAGCGGATAGAAACGCGCTTCAACGACCTTACCCGCGAGACCGCGAGCGCGAGGATCGTCTTCATCGTCATCTCCATCGTCATCATGGGCCTCATTGCCGCGGGAACGTTCATCACCGTCAGGATGATCACGAGGTCCCTCGACGAGGGCGTGAAGGTCGCCAACAGGCTTGCCGAAGGCGACCTGACGGTGGACGTGAAGGTGACGAGCCGCGACGAGATGGGCGCCCTTCTCGAATCGCTGGGGAACATGGTCACGAAGTGGCGCGGCGTCGTGCATGAGATCAACACATCCGCGGACAACATCGCCTCAGCGAGTCATGAACTGAGCGCCAGCGCCGTCCAGATGTCGAAGGGATCCGACGAGCAGGCCCAGATGTCCGTGCAGGTCGCGACGGCCTCGGAAGAGATGAGCCAGACCGTCATCGACGTGGCCAGGAACACGGGCAACATTGCCGTGTCGGGGCAGGAGACCGTCGAGGTCGCCAGAAGCGGCAAGGAGGTCGTCGACATGGCCGTCAGGGAGGTCGAGGAGATAGCGAGCACCGTCGATGAGTCGGCCGCGATGGTCCGCTCCCTGGGTGAGCTTTCCAAGCAGATCGGTGAGATCGTCAACGTTATCAACGAGATAGCCGACCAGACGAACCTTCTGGCGCTGAACGCCGCCATCGAGGCGGCCCGCGCCGGCGAGCACGGCCGCGGGTTTGCCGTCGTCGCCGACGAGGTCAAGAAGCTCGCCGAGAGGACGGGCAATTCCACGGCGGAGATCGCCGAGATGATCGGCAATATCCAGAAAGAGGTCAACCGGGCGGTCGACGCCATGGAAGACGTGAAGAAGAAGGTGTCCTCGGGCGCCGACCTCTCACAGCAGGCGGGCCACGCCCTCAACAACATCGTCAAGAAGGTCGACGACCTGCAGCTCATGGTCCAGCAGATAGCCTCCGCCACGGAAGAGATGACGGCGACTTCCGAAGGCATCAGCAAGGACATCGATTCCATCGCCAACATATCGAAGGAGACATCCTCCGCCTCGAACCAGGTCAGCCAGGCGTCCGACGAGCTCTCCCGCCTGTCGGTAAGCCTCCAGGGCGTGGTGAAGGAATTTACCGTCTGAGACAGACGAACGGTGAATGAGTCAGGACCGGCCGGCGTGCTCCCTTCCTAGGGCGCGCCGGTCACTTCTTTTATGGAATCGTACGTCACGTCCACAAGCTCCTTGAGCGTCCCCACGTCTATGCCGGGAGGCGGCATGAGGACGATGACGTCGCTGAGCGGCCGGATGATGGCACCCCGCTTCCTCGCCGCCACGGTGACATTCTGACCGACCTTCGCGGCCGGGGGATAGGGCCTTCGGGTCTTCCTGCTCTTCACGAGCTCGATGCCGACCATGAAGCCCCTCTGGCGCACCTCCCCCACGGCGGGAAGGTCAGCGAAGCGTTTCAGCTCCTCCCGAAGCAGGGCTATCTTGTCCGCCATGCGCTCTATCGTCCGCTCCTTCTCGAAAAGGGCGAGGTTCTCGATGGCGACGGCACAGGCAACGGGGTTCCCCGTATAGGTGTGACCGTGAAAGAAGGTCTTGAACTCGTCGAAGCGGCCGAGAAAACCGCTGAAGATCTCCCCCGTCGTGACCGTGGCCGCGAGCGGCAGGTACCCTCCCGTGATCCCCTTCGCAAGGCAGAGGAAATCGGGTTCGACGCCTTCCTGCTCGCAGGCGAACATGGTCCCCGTGCGGCCGAAGCCCGCTGCCACCTCATCGGCGATGAAATGGAGCCCGTTCTCCTTCGCGATCGTTGAGATCTTTCTCAGGAAACCGTCGGGCTGGGTGATCATCCCGCCGGCCCCCTGGACGAGGGGTTCGATCACGACGGCACAGACCTCGTCCCGGTACCGTTTCACGACGCGCTCGAACTCTTCGACGCAGGCCATGCCGCAGGAGGCGCGGTCGAGCTTCATGGGACAACGGTAGCAGTAGGGCGACGGCGACTTGTACGACCGGAAGAGGAGCGGCCTGTAGACCTTGTGAAAGAGGTCGATGCCGCCCACGCTCACGGAGCCTATCGTGTCGCCGTGGTAGCCGTTGAGGAAGGATATGAAGCGCTTTCTTCTCTTCTCCCCCTTCTGCTGCCAGTACTGGTAGGACATCTTCACCGCGATCTCCACCGACGTGGAGCCGTTGTCGGAGTAGAACACCTTCTCGAGGCCCCGGGGAGTGATCTCCGCGAGCCGTTTCGCGAGGACAACGGCGGGGACATTGGTAAGACCGAGCATGGTCGAGTGGCAAAGCTCCTTCGATTGCCTCTCCATGGCATCCGTAAGCTCTTTTCGGCCATGTCCGTGGACGAGAACCCACAATGAGGAAACACCGTCGATGTAACGCCTTCCCTCGGTATCTATGAGATGGAAGCCTTCACCGCGCTCGATGACGAGCGGATCGCTTCTCATGTAATCCCCCATCTGGGTAAAGGGGTGCCAGATGTAACGCTTGTCCCAATCCTTCAGTTGTTCGCTGCTGTACATGGTCTTTTGCTCCTTCGGATCAAAAGACCGTTAGAACCGCTTGAACGGCTTGAGCCGCTTGAACGCTAAAGGAATTCAGCTCTCGCGCATCTCGCTCCAAACCGTCCTTCGTCTTTAAGTTCTTCGGTCTTTCGATCTTCTTCCTTCGCCTTTCTTCTTCACGCTTCGGTCTTCCGACCTTCTTTGTCGTCATCCCGGACTTGATCCGGGATCTGGAGGTTTTCCTGCTCCCTCATATTTCCTGGATTCCGGCCTTCGCCGGAATGACGATATAACACGAGCCGGACT
This region of Syntrophorhabdus sp. genomic DNA includes:
- a CDS encoding methyl-accepting chemotaxis protein, with translation MAGNLKISTKLGIGAAVLMVLIFFMGGLGYYYLDRSGRSMDHIVKNNYGRIVAFKKVKDAVDTIDKSMLSMALTKDQGIKAADKARIDEARKSYGEAIKKIEGVMANVKDPKTRAEFEGLLAKIKEQLGKGKEHNVKLATFAMEGKNDEASAIWSEHTSTISNTIDSLFKQLVKLSEERIETRFNDLTRETASARIVFIVISIVIMGLIAAGTFITVRMITRSLDEGVKVANRLAEGDLTVDVKVTSRDEMGALLESLGNMVTKWRGVVHEINTSADNIASASHELSASAVQMSKGSDEQAQMSVQVATASEEMSQTVIDVARNTGNIAVSGQETVEVARSGKEVVDMAVREVEEIASTVDESAAMVRSLGELSKQIGEIVNVINEIADQTNLLALNAAIEAARAGEHGRGFAVVADEVKKLAERTGNSTAEIAEMIGNIQKEVNRAVDAMEDVKKKVSSGADLSQQAGHALNNIVKKVDDLQLMVQQIASATEEMTATSEGISKDIDSIANISKETSSASNQVSQASDELSRLSVSLQGVVKEFTV
- the bioA gene encoding adenosylmethionine--8-amino-7-oxononanoate transaminase, yielding MYSSEQLKDWDKRYIWHPFTQMGDYMRSDPLVIERGEGFHLIDTEGRRYIDGVSSLWVLVHGHGRKELTDAMERQSKELCHSTMLGLTNVPAVVLAKRLAEITPRGLEKVFYSDNGSTSVEIAVKMSYQYWQQKGEKRRKRFISFLNGYHGDTIGSVSVGGIDLFHKVYRPLLFRSYKSPSPYCYRCPMKLDRASCGMACVEEFERVVKRYRDEVCAVVIEPLVQGAGGMITQPDGFLRKISTIAKENGLHFIADEVAAGFGRTGTMFACEQEGVEPDFLCLAKGITGGYLPLAATVTTGEIFSGFLGRFDEFKTFFHGHTYTGNPVACAVAIENLALFEKERTIERMADKIALLREELKRFADLPAVGEVRQRGFMVGIELVKSRKTRRPYPPAAKVGQNVTVAARKRGAIIRPLSDVIVLMPPPGIDVGTLKELVDVTYDSIKEVTGAP